From the genome of Haloplanus vescus:
ACTCAGTTGGCGACGACCGACTCACGACCAGCGAATACCGAGAGCGACTCCGCGAGCTGCCGCCGAGCGCGAAACTCGTCGCGAAGGTGCTCGAAAGTGACTCGCCGCTGTCGCAGGGTCAACTCGCCGAAGAATCGCTGCTTCCCGACCGGACGGTCCGCTACGCGCTGAACCGTCTGGAGGACGCCGACATCGTCGGTTCGCGGTACAGCTTCAAGGACGCACGCAAGCAGGTCTACTTCCTGCGAACCTGAACGGCGCAGTTTTTTAGCCGTCGTCTTCGCGCCGCTCACCCTCGGGTGAGCCCGCACACCACGGACAGAACTCGAGTTCCGAGTCGAGAGTCCGGCCACACGACGGACAC
Proteins encoded in this window:
- a CDS encoding winged helix-turn-helix domain-containing protein, whose protein sequence is MSTTAADSVGDDRLTTSEYRERLRELPPSAKLVAKVLESDSPLSQGQLAEESLLPDRTVRYALNRLEDADIVGSRYSFKDARKQVYFLRT